GCCAAAGATTAAGCGATCCTTGCGGCAAGCGCAAGACACTATCGTTGTCGCCCTTGCAGGACGGCGACTTGACATCCATATCTTGCAATAATAGAATTAGCCGAATTAATTATTGACCAACGTTGTCAACATCTCGCGCGGAGACCAATCCTGGCATGGAATTCGATAAATCTCACACATTTGACCGGGAAGCTGAAATCCTCAAGGTGCTCGGCCATCCGGTGCGGCTCAAGATCGTCGCCGGCCTTATTTCCCAAACCTGTAATGTAAAAAAGATCTGGGAATGTCTCGGGTTACCCCAGGCAACCGTTTCCCAGCATCTTGCCCTACTCAAGAACAAGCACATCATCGAGGGCCGTCGTGAGGGTGTCGAGGTTTTCTACCACGTGGTCTCCGAGGAAGCGCGCGATATCGTCTCCGCCCTTTTCGGCCGGCGTACCTGATCCTCATGGATGTTTTTCTCTCAGCCGGTCGCGAGCGAAGAGTTCGCACCGGTCATCCCTGGGTCTTCAGCAACGAGATCGCCCGGGTTGACGGGCAGGCCGCTCCCGGCGACGCAGTCGCGGTGCATACCGCCAAGGGTGAATTCCTCGGCGTCGGTCATTTCAACCCACAGTCCCTCATCAGCATCCGCCTGCTCTCCACCCGCCGTGAAGATATAGACTCTGCCGATTTTTTTCGCGAGCGTATCAGCCGCGCGCTGGCCTATCGCCGC
The nucleotide sequence above comes from Geoalkalibacter ferrihydriticus DSM 17813. Encoded proteins:
- a CDS encoding ArsR/SmtB family transcription factor; translated protein: MEFDKSHTFDREAEILKVLGHPVRLKIVAGLISQTCNVKKIWECLGLPQATVSQHLALLKNKHIIEGRREGVEVFYHVVSEEARDIVSALFGRRT